From the Marispirochaeta aestuarii genome, the window TGTTCATGAGATCGCCCGTCAGCGGAAGCTCAAGCTGCCTATCTGCGAAACCGTCTATTCCATTCTGAACTGCGAGGTTAATCCCTCCCAGGCGGTATCGATAATGGTGGAAAACCTTGGCGGGGCGCTTACGCAGACTATTCCGGACGCCTAGGAACCGGATCAGAAAGGGGTAGACAAGCCAATCGGGTTTTGGTATCTTTTGCACCTGATTACGGCGCCGTACCCAAGTGGTAAGGGAGAGGTCTGCAAAACCTTTATGCAGCGGTTCGAATCCGCTCGGCGCCTCTATATTCAAGGCCCGCAACAGCGGGCCTTTCATCATTCCTGCAAGGCGGGCGGCCATAGGCCTATCCACTCGGCGCCTCTATATTCAAGGCCCGCAATAGCGGGCCTTTCATCATTCCTGCAAGGCGGGCGGCCATAGGCCTATCCGCTCGGCGCCTCTATATTCAAGGCCCGCAACAGCGGGCCTTTCATCATTCCTGCAAGGCGGTAGCCTCCGGCTATCCGCTCGGGCCTTTATGCTCAATTTAAGCCGGTACATCCTTTACCGTTCTTTGCCATTGGCTCCGGTTTTGGATAAATTATAACAAGGAAGAGTTGAATCACAGCCTTCAGATACGCATCTCCTTTTCTTAGGTCCATCCCATACCAAAAGGAGAGTACGAGTATGCCAAGCGAAAAGTTGATTGAGTTCCTCAATCAGAACCATGTTCACTACGAAACGGCCCACCATTTTGAAAACTACACCGCCCAGGAAACTGCAGCCTCAGCCCACGTGAAGGGTAAGGAATTCGCCAAGTGCGTAGTGGTAATGCTCGACGGGGATCCCGTCATGACGGTGCTGCCTGCAAACTACAAGGTCGACCTTAAACGGCTTAAGCAGCTTACCGGATCGAAGTCAGCCTCTATTGCCCACGAGGAGGAGTTCTCCTACATGTTTCCCGACTGCAGCGTCGGAGCCATGCCCCCCTTCGGGAACCTGTACCATCTGCCGGTGATTGCGGATTCCGATCTGATGAAGGACGATACCATCACCTTCAACGCCGGAAACCACACGGAGGCCCTAAGAATATCGGCGGCGGACTATAAACGGCTGGTCCATCCGCGGGTTGCGAATATTCATCGACGTCGCTTCAGGCCCTTTATTATGTAGCCTCCGGCAGGCATTCCAGCAGCTTCAGGGGTTTTCCCGAAGAGGTCTCTATTACCCTGTTCACCGCCCCGGCGGGAACAAAAAGGGCCGTATAGGGACCGACAGGCACGTCCCCCAGGCTGCCTTCCCCTTCCAGACAGAGGACCACGGCAAAGCCTCCGTCTGAGTTGAGCTCTCCTTTTCCGGGAACTGCGTGGTAGTTCACCCGGAAAGGCATGCCCATGGCCGGCACGGTCAGGGGCAGACAGGTTTCACCTGACTCGTCCAGGGGGCATGATCCGATAAAGCGCCCCCGCAGCTCCTCCGGCGTATACGGGGTGTAATCGAACATATCCAGCATGGATTCAAAACCGGCACCCAGATGACATGCCTCCTCCGGAAGAACCCGGCCTTTGGGGGTAATGCGTTCGGGACGCAGGGTAAAATCCGTGGGTTCCTGGGCTTCCAGAAGAAAACACCCGGGACCGATGGCATGGGGCACGCCGCCGGGGACGGCCATTACATCACCGGGCTGTACCGGGATTTTATGCAGGGCATCGATCATTCCCTGAATATCCTGGGCTTCAAAAAGACGACGCCACTTTTCCCGTGTTATACCGGGCTTGAAACCAAAGAGCACATACGGCTTCTGGCCGTCGATCTCCCGTCCACCCAGAATAACCCAGAACTCGCTCTTCCCGAAGGGAGAGTTAAAATAACGCAGGGAGTCCTTACGGGTGGGATGGGCCTGAATGGTAAGACGTTCGGCGGAGTCGATGAGCTTGACGAGCAGGGCGGGGTCGCTTCCGAAACGATCCACGTGGCGTTTTCCCAGAAAAGCGGCGGGATCCTGCTCTATAAGGCTCTTCAGGCTTTTCGTTTCTGTCCCGGCATCTTTCGAAACAAAACTCAAGCCTTCCCCGTCGATGTGCTCCCGCCCGGGATTCCGGGCGCTGACCACCGAGGCCAGCCATGATTCGGGAAACTCACCGTCCCCGGGATTCTCCTTTCCATAGACCGTGTCCAGTATCCTGCCGCCGACATATGTACGCCAG encodes:
- a CDS encoding aminoacyl-tRNA deacylase, whose protein sequence is MPSEKLIEFLNQNHVHYETAHHFENYTAQETAASAHVKGKEFAKCVVVMLDGDPVMTVLPANYKVDLKRLKQLTGSKSASIAHEEEFSYMFPDCSVGAMPPFGNLYHLPVIADSDLMKDDTITFNAGNHTEALRISAADYKRLVHPRVANIHRRRFRPFIM
- a CDS encoding type I phosphomannose isomerase catalytic subunit, producing the protein MTIAEKPLAVDPTRVWRTYVGGRILDTVYGKENPGDGEFPESWLASVVSARNPGREHIDGEGLSFVSKDAGTETKSLKSLIEQDPAAFLGKRHVDRFGSDPALLVKLIDSAERLTIQAHPTRKDSLRYFNSPFGKSEFWVILGGREIDGQKPYVLFGFKPGITREKWRRLFEAQDIQGMIDALHKIPVQPGDVMAVPGGVPHAIGPGCFLLEAQEPTDFTLRPERITPKGRVLPEEACHLGAGFESMLDMFDYTPYTPEELRGRFIGSCPLDESGETCLPLTVPAMGMPFRVNYHAVPGKGELNSDGGFAVVLCLEGEGSLGDVPVGPYTALFVPAGAVNRVIETSSGKPLKLLECLPEAT